Proteins from a genomic interval of Candidatus Borkfalkia ceftriaxoniphila:
- a CDS encoding TrmH family RNA methyltransferase produces the protein MITSKSNPTVKRVNSLKEKKYRAEYGEYIVEGIKQIREAVAAGQKIVSIYYSPRYRGELTEHERSVPVSDEVFGKLSEEVSPQGILAVLEIPENAPAAPQGNALFLDGISDPGNLGTIIRTANGAGYADIYLKNCTDPYAPKCVRSAMSGLFFVRLHFLSENVYPFLDGIPFICADMGGENVYSFRPPQKFVLVIGNEANGVSEEMRKVCEYTVSIPMRECCESLNAGVSAGILMYHLKYANKIN, from the coding sequence CGCCGAATACGGCGAATACATCGTAGAGGGCATAAAGCAGATCCGCGAAGCGGTCGCCGCAGGGCAAAAGATCGTTTCCATCTATTATTCGCCGCGCTATCGGGGAGAACTGACCGAACACGAACGGTCTGTACCCGTTTCGGACGAGGTGTTCGGAAAACTTTCCGAAGAAGTATCGCCGCAGGGGATACTCGCCGTGCTCGAAATACCCGAAAACGCGCCCGCAGCCCCGCAGGGCAACGCGCTGTTTCTGGACGGCATTTCCGATCCCGGAAACCTGGGCACGATCATCCGCACCGCAAACGGGGCGGGCTACGCCGATATTTATCTGAAAAACTGCACGGACCCGTACGCGCCCAAGTGTGTCCGTTCGGCAATGAGCGGACTCTTTTTCGTTCGCCTGCATTTTTTGAGCGAAAACGTTTATCCGTTTTTGGATGGGATTCCTTTCATTTGCGCGGATATGGGCGGAGAAAACGTGTATTCTTTTCGGCCGCCGCAAAAATTCGTGCTCGTTATCGGAAACGAGGCGAACGGCGTGAGCGAGGAAATGCGGAAAGTCTGCGAATATACGGTCAGTATCCCGATGCGGGAATGCTGCGAGAGCCTGAACGCGGGCGTTTCGGCGGGTATTTTGATGTATCATTTAAAGTACGCGAACAAGATCAATTAA
- a CDS encoding glutamate-5-semialdehyde dehydrogenase — MTVRETCLKAKENSGVIATACEKDMNAMLAAAAVALRANAEYIIGENKKDVDSCTRGEQFKDRLMLDEKRIDGIARGLEKLTEIECPVGEILEERTLYNGLKLQRVRVPMGVLGIIYEARPNVTADAIALAIKSGNAVVLRGSKDAYLSNAAVTKVIKDAIGNIGYNAEFIQLIEDVSHEGAAELMRMNGVVDVLIPRGSAALIQNAVQNATVPIIETGTGNCHVYMENSADLSMALPILINSKTQRTSVCNACESLLLDEDFAKKHLAEIVAALKEKGVEIVACGRSRKIVPELQAASEEDFYTEFLDMKISIRIVDGVDDAIACVNRYGTHHSDTIVTNDERAAEKFLQGVDSAAVYWNASTRFTDGFEFGLGAEMGISTQKLHARGPMGLKELTSYKYVVRGNGQIRG, encoded by the coding sequence ATGACGGTACGGGAAACTTGCCTGAAAGCAAAAGAAAACAGCGGCGTTATCGCGACGGCTTGCGAAAAGGACATGAATGCCATGCTCGCCGCGGCCGCCGTCGCGCTGCGCGCGAACGCCGAATATATTATCGGCGAAAATAAAAAGGACGTTGACTCCTGTACCCGCGGCGAACAGTTTAAAGACCGCCTGATGCTGGACGAAAAGCGCATCGACGGCATCGCGCGGGGATTGGAAAAACTGACCGAGATCGAATGCCCCGTAGGAGAAATTTTAGAGGAGCGCACGCTGTACAACGGTTTGAAATTGCAGCGCGTGCGCGTGCCTATGGGCGTTCTCGGCATCATTTACGAGGCGCGCCCCAACGTCACGGCGGACGCGATCGCCCTCGCGATCAAGAGCGGAAACGCAGTCGTACTGCGCGGCAGCAAGGACGCGTATCTTTCCAACGCCGCGGTCACGAAAGTAATCAAGGACGCGATTGGAAATATCGGATACAATGCCGAATTTATTCAGTTGATCGAGGACGTTTCGCATGAGGGAGCAGCGGAACTGATGCGTATGAACGGCGTCGTGGACGTTCTGATCCCGCGCGGCAGCGCGGCGCTGATTCAGAACGCCGTGCAGAACGCAACCGTACCCATCATCGAGACGGGTACGGGAAACTGCCACGTTTATATGGAGAATTCCGCCGACCTTTCCATGGCGCTGCCCATTCTGATCAATTCCAAGACGCAGCGCACGTCGGTGTGCAACGCCTGCGAAAGCCTGCTTTTGGATGAGGATTTCGCAAAGAAACATTTGGCTGAGATCGTCGCCGCTTTGAAAGAAAAGGGCGTTGAGATCGTAGCGTGCGGCCGCAGCCGTAAAATCGTGCCCGAATTACAGGCGGCGAGCGAAGAGGACTTCTATACGGAATTTCTGGATATGAAAATTTCAATACGCATCGTGGACGGCGTGGACGACGCGATCGCTTGCGTCAACCGTTACGGCACGCACCATTCGGATACCATCGTCACCAACGACGAGCGCGCGGCGGAAAAGTTTTTGCAGGGGGTAGACAGCGCGGCGGTGTACTGGAACGCGAGCACGCGCTTTACCGACGGTTTCGAATTCGGGCTCGGCGCCGAGATGGGGATCTCCACGCAAAAACTTCACGCGCGTGGCCCTATGGGATTAAAAGAGTTGACTTCCTATAAATACGTGGTGCGCGGAAACGGTCAGATCCGCGGATAA
- a CDS encoding Ppx/GppA phosphatase family protein gives MKCSVIDIGSNSVRLLLWADGKTLYKKLCTTRLGEGLSKSGVLTGEAITRTANAVARFCEEAKTEGAERIFAFATAAVRRAFNGSRFVAAVKEICGLDVDVLSGEREAEIGFLGALGGNDGGVLDIGGASTEILVGQSGRILYAKSLDIGAVRLKDLCGEDKGKLLTVIDEKISPFASVPQCPMFAIGGTATTLVSLHKKMKVYEPSAVHGSVLTQEEVRALADKLLSCTQDERLAMDGMEKGRADVIGGGALLMSRVMEKIGARQITVSVRDNLEGYLIGKKERGEL, from the coding sequence ATGAAATGTTCGGTCATTGATATCGGTTCGAATTCCGTCCGCCTGTTGTTATGGGCGGACGGAAAAACTTTATATAAGAAACTGTGCACCACGCGCCTGGGTGAAGGTCTGTCGAAAAGCGGCGTTCTGACGGGGGAAGCGATCACGCGCACGGCAAACGCCGTGGCGCGCTTTTGCGAAGAGGCGAAGACAGAGGGGGCGGAACGCATATTTGCGTTTGCGACCGCGGCGGTCCGCCGCGCTTTCAACGGCTCCCGGTTCGTCGCCGCTGTGAAAGAGATCTGCGGACTGGACGTGGACGTGCTGTCAGGCGAACGCGAGGCGGAGATCGGCTTTCTGGGCGCGCTCGGCGGCAACGACGGCGGCGTTCTGGATATCGGCGGGGCGAGTACGGAGATCCTCGTCGGGCAAAGCGGGCGCATTCTCTATGCAAAGAGCCTGGATATCGGCGCGGTTCGTTTAAAAGACTTGTGCGGCGAGGATAAAGGAAAACTTTTGACCGTCATCGACGAAAAGATCTCGCCTTTTGCAAGCGTGCCGCAATGTCCGATGTTCGCCATCGGCGGCACCGCGACCACGCTCGTTTCCCTGCATAAAAAAATGAAAGTCTACGAGCCGTCGGCGGTGCACGGCAGCGTTTTGACGCAAGAAGAAGTTCGGGCGCTCGCGGACAAACTTTTGTCGTGCACGCAGGATGAACGGCTCGCGATGGACGGCATGGAAAAGGGGCGGGCGGACGTTATCGGCGGCGGCGCGCTTTTGATGAGCCGCGTCATGGAAAAGATCGGCGCACGGCAAATTACCGTGAGCGTGCGCGACAATCTCGAAGGCTATTTGATCGGCAAAAAGGAGCGGGGCGAACTATGA
- a CDS encoding ComEC/Rec2 family competence protein: MAKKQKTFSLTIAACLLAFVIGAVAGFAMWTVYKNPKGGDVYVSGDLQIHFMELGNNYTGDSIYIKAGETDILIDAGSRANSTDATSEYIDRYCTDGTLEYVVATHADQDHIAGFAGSSSSPSMFERYKCETIIDFALTNKTTQVYQNYVKKRDAAVAQGAKHYNALQCYKGENGAQRVYELSDGIKMEILYQEFYENKSSDENNYSVCLMFNQGDKHFLFTGDLEEDGEISLVESNELPKVELFKAGHHGSKTSSNDVLLKVIEPEIVCVCCCAGSVEYTQNFENTFPTQAMIDRVSLYTDRVYVTTVGEVVYNADKEKYEDNGFGPLNGNIVVTSNKSGVNVQCSHDNAVLKDTKWFKDNRTMPSAWS; the protein is encoded by the coding sequence ATGGCTAAAAAACAAAAAACGTTTTCTCTCACCATAGCGGCGTGCCTGCTCGCGTTCGTGATCGGCGCGGTGGCGGGTTTCGCCATGTGGACGGTCTATAAAAATCCCAAGGGCGGCGACGTGTACGTCAGCGGCGATCTGCAAATTCATTTTATGGAACTCGGAAACAACTACACGGGCGACAGTATCTACATAAAGGCGGGCGAAACGGATATTCTCATCGACGCGGGTTCCCGCGCGAACAGCACCGATGCGACTTCGGAATATATTGACCGATACTGTACGGACGGTACGCTCGAATATGTCGTCGCGACACACGCTGACCAGGATCATATCGCGGGCTTTGCCGGGAGCAGTTCCTCGCCGAGCATGTTCGAACGCTACAAATGCGAAACGATCATCGATTTTGCACTCACGAACAAGACCACGCAGGTCTATCAGAATTACGTGAAAAAGCGCGATGCCGCGGTCGCACAGGGCGCGAAACATTACAACGCCCTGCAATGTTATAAGGGAGAAAACGGCGCGCAGCGCGTGTACGAACTTTCCGACGGCATTAAAATGGAAATTTTATATCAGGAATTCTACGAAAACAAGTCGAGCGATGAAAACAATTATTCCGTGTGCCTTATGTTCAATCAGGGCGACAAGCATTTTCTCTTTACGGGAGATCTCGAAGAGGACGGTGAGATTTCGCTCGTCGAATCCAACGAACTTCCCAAAGTCGAACTGTTCAAGGCGGGACACCACGGCTCGAAAACTTCGTCCAACGACGTTTTGCTGAAAGTCATAGAGCCCGAGATCGTATGCGTCTGCTGCTGTGCGGGCAGTGTGGAGTACACGCAGAATTTTGAAAACACTTTCCCCACGCAGGCGATGATAGACCGCGTTTCGCTGTATACCGACCGTGTGTACGTGACGACCGTGGGCGAGGTCGTATATAACGCGGATAAGGAAAAATACGAAGATAACGGTTTCGGTCCGCTCAACGGGAACATCGTAGTTACCTCGAATAAAAGCGGCGTAAACGTGCAGTGTTCGCACGATAACGCGGTCCTGAAAGACACGAAATGGTTCAAAGATAACCGAACGATGCCGAGCGCGTGGTCGTAA
- a CDS encoding DUF1272 domain-containing protein produces MKLLCGKCQKQVEPNDMYVCYECGAYVCKECMNAQSDMCPDCSGTMSKLC; encoded by the coding sequence ATGAAATTATTATGCGGAAAATGCCAAAAACAGGTCGAACCCAACGACATGTACGTATGCTACGAATGCGGCGCGTACGTCTGCAAGGAATGCATGAATGCGCAAAGCGATATGTGTCCCGATTGCAGCGGAACAATGTCCAAACTCTGTTAA
- the yabQ gene encoding spore cortex biosynthesis protein YabQ, translated as MEDTVNQIYILIVCLFSGILGGVLYEPFYLFRRLINKRAAGIIADILFFLLFAGIFVLLSVIYDFPATRPYMLMGALGGLLLYLVSLHRILAFLTEKLYNSAKKLILRIKRNFSGKRNERRKV; from the coding sequence ATGGAAGATACCGTCAATCAGATCTATATTCTGATCGTATGCCTGTTTTCGGGCATACTCGGCGGCGTTTTGTACGAGCCTTTTTATCTGTTCCGACGGCTGATAAACAAACGCGCCGCGGGAATCATCGCGGATATTCTCTTTTTTCTGTTATTCGCGGGAATTTTCGTTCTGTTGTCCGTCATATACGATTTCCCCGCAACGCGGCCGTATATGCTTATGGGTGCGCTCGGCGGACTCCTGCTGTACCTCGTAAGTTTACACAGAATACTTGCTTTTTTGACAGAAAAGTTGTATAATAGCGCCAAGAAACTAATCTTGCGTATTAAGCGCAATTTTTCGGGAAAAAGGAATGAAAGAAGAAAAGTTTAA
- the typA gene encoding translational GTPase TypA yields the protein MIRNDLRNVAIIAHVDHGKTTLVDQMLKQSGTFRENQVVQERVMDSNDLEKERGITILAKNTSVNYHGVKINIIDTPGHADFGGEVERVLKMVNGVLILVDAAEGPMPQTRFVMQKALEMNHKLIIVVNKVDRPDARIAEVEDEILELLIDLNASDDQLESPILFCSGRAGTASRYADKDGKDLTPLFDTILNHVPPMEVNERAPLQILVSSIDYNEYVGRIGVGRIERGTAVANQEITVCNYNDFTMKKRGKLVNLYQIEGLSRTPVQSAAAGDIVCFSGLEGINIGDTICANDCVEAVKFVKISEPTVEMTFSVNDSPFAGKEGKFVTSRHLRERLYRELLKDVSLKVEDTDTAEAFKVSGRGEMHLSILIETMRREGYEFQVSTPKVLFKTIDGHLYEPVERLIVDVPEDSTGPVFQSMGERKGELVHMGAVGSRMRLEFIIPARGLFGYKSDFLTSTKGEGVMNSIFYEYQPYKGELKRRDTGSLVAFETGEAVSYGLFNAQDRGVLFVDPGTQVYEGMVVGVSPKSDDINVNVCKKKHMTNTRASGSDDAMRLNSPKKMSLEECLEFLNDDELLEVTPRTLRIRKRILDSELRAKAKAREKKA from the coding sequence TTGATTCGAAACGATTTAAGAAACGTTGCCATCATCGCACACGTGGACCACGGCAAAACGACGCTCGTTGATCAGATGCTGAAACAGAGCGGCACGTTCAGAGAAAATCAGGTCGTGCAGGAAAGAGTCATGGACTCGAATGATCTGGAAAAAGAAAGAGGCATCACCATTCTCGCAAAAAACACGTCCGTCAACTATCACGGCGTGAAGATCAATATCATCGATACTCCCGGGCACGCCGATTTCGGCGGTGAAGTGGAGCGCGTGCTGAAAATGGTCAACGGCGTTCTCATTCTCGTGGACGCGGCGGAAGGCCCCATGCCGCAGACGCGTTTCGTCATGCAGAAAGCGCTGGAAATGAACCATAAACTGATCATCGTCGTCAATAAGGTGGACAGGCCCGACGCGCGTATCGCGGAAGTCGAGGACGAAATTTTAGAACTTCTGATCGATCTGAATGCTTCGGACGACCAACTGGAAAGCCCCATTCTCTTCTGTTCGGGCCGCGCGGGCACCGCGTCGCGTTACGCCGACAAAGACGGCAAAGATCTCACCCCGCTGTTCGATACCATTTTAAACCACGTGCCGCCCATGGAAGTGAACGAGCGCGCGCCTTTGCAGATCCTCGTGTCTTCCATCGATTACAACGAATACGTGGGGCGCATCGGCGTAGGGCGTATCGAGCGCGGCACCGCCGTCGCCAACCAGGAGATCACGGTCTGCAATTATAACGATTTTACCATGAAAAAGCGCGGTAAACTCGTCAACCTGTACCAGATAGAGGGACTGAGCCGTACGCCCGTACAGTCGGCTGCGGCGGGCGATATCGTCTGTTTTTCGGGACTGGAAGGCATCAACATCGGCGATACCATCTGCGCGAACGACTGTGTGGAGGCGGTCAAATTCGTCAAGATCAGCGAACCGACCGTGGAGATGACGTTTTCCGTAAACGATTCTCCCTTTGCGGGCAAAGAGGGGAAATTCGTCACCAGCCGCCATCTGCGCGAAAGGCTGTACCGCGAACTTTTAAAGGACGTTTCCCTGAAAGTGGAAGATACCGACACCGCGGAGGCGTTCAAGGTGAGCGGCCGCGGCGAAATGCACCTTTCCATTCTCATCGAGACCATGCGCCGCGAGGGGTATGAGTTTCAGGTGAGCACGCCCAAGGTCCTGTTCAAGACCATCGACGGGCATCTCTATGAGCCTGTGGAGCGACTGATTGTGGACGTCCCCGAGGACAGCACCGGTCCCGTGTTCCAGAGCATGGGCGAGCGCAAAGGGGAACTCGTGCACATGGGCGCGGTGGGTTCCCGTATGCGCCTGGAATTTATCATCCCCGCGCGCGGACTGTTCGGCTATAAGAGCGACTTTCTCACTTCGACGAAGGGCGAAGGCGTCATGAACTCCATATTCTACGAATATCAGCCGTATAAGGGCGAGTTAAAGCGCCGCGACACAGGCTCTCTCGTCGCGTTTGAAACGGGCGAGGCGGTTTCTTACGGGCTGTTCAACGCGCAGGACAGAGGCGTTCTGTTCGTCGATCCGGGCACGCAGGTCTATGAAGGGATGGTCGTGGGTGTTTCCCCCAAATCCGACGACATCAACGTAAACGTCTGCAAGAAAAAGCATATGACGAATACCCGCGCTTCGGGCAGCGACGACGCGATGCGGCTCAACTCGCCCAAAAAGATGAGCCTGGAAGAATGCCTCGAATTTTTGAACGACGACGAATTATTGGAAGTGACGCCCCGGACGCTGCGGATCCGCAAGCGGATTTTGGACAGCGAACTTCGCGCCAAAGCCAAGGCGCGCGAGAAAAAGGCATAA
- a CDS encoding immunoglobulin-like domain-containing protein, with the protein MAKKSKAQKQVEKTVKKTHKATVVLAVLFLLIGIAAGVGASWFLTKDDTFELNGEKVIRLTVGDTYEEQGAKAISFGKDISSKVQISGDKPDLAVAGEYQIVYKVDDFRYKDYQLVRRVVVEDAGGETNG; encoded by the coding sequence ATGGCAAAAAAGAGCAAAGCGCAGAAACAAGTGGAAAAAACCGTAAAAAAGACGCATAAAGCGACCGTCGTTTTGGCGGTTCTATTTTTGCTCATCGGTATAGCCGCGGGCGTCGGCGCGTCATGGTTTTTGACGAAAGACGATACGTTCGAACTCAACGGCGAAAAGGTGATCCGTCTGACGGTGGGCGATACGTACGAGGAACAGGGCGCGAAAGCGATCTCCTTCGGGAAAGATATTTCTTCCAAGGTTCAGATCTCGGGCGACAAACCCGATCTTGCCGTCGCAGGCGAGTATCAGATCGTCTATAAAGTCGATGATTTCCGTTATAAAGATTATCAACTTGTGAGAAGAGTGGTCGTAGAGGACGCGGGAGGAGAAACCAATGGCTAA
- a CDS encoding zinc metalloprotease, translating into MRKLHTAYKVFDAAAAICIAVLIVWAAYAKFGGEFGSVLIAASLVLGGLVCSFLCDVLHEAGHLLFGKICNFSFNSVRVGFVKIYKKDGYIRVTAKELPESVAGATEMLPRNSEKLYPRFLWTVAGGLLFSFLAFAALFACFLFYRRLPFAVFALTCTGLPYAFHLFFYNLLPLDNDSLFTDGAIFWGLLHRDASYRTAVNILAVEGYLNEGLAPAEIDAELYFGLPQLPEDDINFIILTSYRLMYYLDADDKAKAVAACERLESLMEYVPEYYEKDIASDILFCECSLKRDAALAESMYPALATHLLREDTLASHRILAAYELYVNGDKTAALSHVNEAQKKAETHQIPGLVKYEKKLLARIRGDIVR; encoded by the coding sequence ATGAGAAAACTGCATACCGCGTATAAAGTTTTCGACGCGGCCGCCGCGATCTGTATCGCCGTTCTGATCGTATGGGCGGCTTATGCGAAATTCGGCGGGGAATTCGGATCCGTACTCATCGCCGCGAGCCTCGTGCTCGGAGGGCTCGTATGTAGTTTTCTCTGCGACGTGTTGCACGAGGCAGGGCATCTGCTGTTCGGGAAAATCTGCAATTTTTCCTTCAACAGCGTGCGCGTCGGGTTTGTGAAGATCTACAAAAAAGACGGGTATATCCGCGTCACGGCAAAGGAACTTCCCGAATCCGTCGCGGGCGCGACGGAGATGCTGCCGCGTAATTCCGAAAAGTTGTATCCCCGTTTTTTATGGACGGTCGCGGGCGGGCTGCTCTTTTCTTTTCTTGCGTTTGCCGCGCTGTTTGCCTGTTTCCTTTTTTACCGCAGGCTCCCGTTTGCCGTCTTTGCGCTGACCTGCACAGGGCTGCCTTATGCCTTTCATCTTTTTTTCTATAATCTCCTGCCGCTCGACAACGACAGTCTTTTTACGGACGGCGCCATTTTCTGGGGGCTTTTGCACAGGGACGCTTCTTACCGCACGGCAGTCAATATCCTCGCCGTCGAGGGCTATCTGAACGAGGGGCTCGCGCCCGCGGAGATCGATGCCGAACTATATTTCGGTCTGCCGCAGTTGCCTGAGGACGATATCAACTTTATCATCCTTACGTCCTATCGGCTGATGTACTATCTCGACGCGGACGACAAGGCCAAGGCGGTCGCCGCCTGCGAACGGTTGGAAAGCCTGATGGAATACGTTCCCGAGTATTACGAGAAAGATATCGCGTCGGACATACTCTTTTGCGAATGTTCTCTGAAAAGGGACGCGGCGCTCGCGGAAAGTATGTATCCCGCGCTCGCAACGCATCTGTTGCGGGAAGACACGCTCGCGTCGCACCGCATTCTGGCCGCCTATGAACTGTACGTGAACGGCGACAAGACTGCCGCGCTCTCGCACGTGAACGAGGCGCAGAAGAAGGCGGAAACGCATCAGATCCCGGGACTCGTAAAATACGAAAAAAAGTTGCTCGCCCGTATCCGCGGCGATATAGTAAGATAA
- a CDS encoding YebC/PmpR family DNA-binding transcriptional regulator: MSGHSKWHNIQAKKGKTDAARARVFTKLGREISVAAKGNPNPDTNSKLADAIAKAKANNMPNDNITRCIKKAAGELGAVNYENLTYEGYGVGGSALIITTLTDNKNRTVGDIRSTLSKCGGMLGNSGCVSYMFDNKGLLVVEKTLDMDEDTITEYAIEAGADDIVSQDDVFEIFTDPLNFSEVRKFLVEKGVEFLEADIRMIPQNKITLTDENVEIFLKLLDKLDELDDVQDVYHNVDLPEEEDED, from the coding sequence ATGTCGGGACATAGCAAATGGCACAATATACAGGCGAAAAAAGGAAAGACGGACGCGGCGCGCGCCCGCGTATTTACCAAACTCGGAAGAGAGATTTCCGTTGCGGCGAAGGGCAACCCCAACCCCGATACCAACAGCAAACTGGCGGACGCGATCGCCAAGGCGAAAGCGAATAATATGCCCAACGACAACATCACCCGCTGTATAAAAAAGGCTGCGGGCGAATTGGGCGCCGTGAATTATGAAAATCTTACCTACGAGGGATACGGCGTCGGCGGCAGCGCTTTGATCATCACAACCCTGACCGATAATAAAAACAGAACGGTGGGCGATATCCGCAGCACGCTTTCCAAGTGCGGCGGTATGCTCGGCAACAGCGGCTGCGTTTCCTATATGTTCGACAACAAGGGATTGTTGGTGGTGGAAAAGACGCTGGATATGGACGAGGATACCATCACCGAATACGCCATCGAGGCGGGCGCGGACGATATCGTGTCGCAGGATGACGTGTTCGAGATTTTTACCGACCCCTTGAATTTTTCCGAAGTGCGCAAATTTTTGGTGGAAAAGGGCGTCGAGTTTCTGGAAGCGGATATCCGCATGATCCCGCAGAACAAGATCACGCTGACCGACGAAAATGTGGAAATCTTTTTGAAATTATTGGATAAACTGGACGAACTGGACGACGTGCAGGACGTCTATCATAACGTGGATTTGCCCGAGGAAGAGGACGAAGATTGA
- a CDS encoding YabP/YqfC family sporulation protein produces MEEKTQTVTIEQQKKITMTSVESVDSFSTQQITLTVEGGRAVITGDALKIVNFSKTNGNFAAEGKISGLKYLGKRDKLAKRLFR; encoded by the coding sequence ATGGAAGAAAAGACGCAAACAGTTACGATCGAACAGCAGAAAAAGATTACGATGACGAGCGTGGAGAGCGTGGATTCTTTTTCTACGCAGCAGATCACGCTCACCGTCGAAGGCGGACGGGCGGTGATCACGGGCGACGCGCTCAAAATCGTCAATTTTTCCAAAACCAACGGAAATTTCGCTGCGGAAGGGAAAATTTCGGGACTGAAATATCTCGGCAAGCGCGACAAACTCGCCAAAAGGCTGTTCCGCTGA